From Butyricimonas paravirosa, one genomic window encodes:
- a CDS encoding SusC/RagA family TonB-linked outer membrane protein, with protein sequence MAMTVQAQTVIKGKVVDINDLPLVGASVSVKGTTLGTVTDTDGKFILKSPKTLKTTDKIVFSYLGYETEIVSYHGKNTEWIIRLNEKNVALNDVVVTALGIKRNERGLGYSTSKLDGNEIMRAVSSNWSQGLVGKVAGLSINSSGGPLGSTRIALRGDVSLNQGGNNALIVVDGVPMSAPMINTGNAQSASGEASIDFGNGFSDLNPEDIESIQILKGASATALYGSRAANGVIMVTTKNGNEQEKRLGVTFTSNTSIENVLMWPDYQYEFGQGQPSNIGPEGSVYEGQQYYSYGDFPDGSISGTSGTSSAYGPRFENQLFYQYDKGKQDRGDNATPWRAYKDNRKDLFRLGYTTTNSLAVSGKNDRGSLRASLTYMKNNWILPNTGFERVTATISGMQKVSRLLSVNYRTSYTWRQSDNLPALGYSSNSISYFLIFQNPNVNLDWYRPMWKKGEENVTQLQPFSKLIGNPYVTLYESLNPTEKHATISMISANLKLSNHFDFMVRSALQMEIDMREQHRPMSDVIYPKGYFKKQNIFNYELNSDILLTYHNSFLDGVTLNAAVGGNMMTSKLDMLSNAANGLITPGVYKLANAISAIEFNQKILNKRVNSVYFTANLAYKNKLFLDISGRNDWSSTLPERNNSFFYSSVSASVLFNEWFNMPREINLLKLRASWAQVGNDTDPYKTSRYYETTNFAGSVKLPTTLFNADFKPEISTNYEVGMDIRTFGNRLNVDFAYYYNRTKNQILDAPMDPTTGYSKATINSGTVQNMGFEVALNFIPVITNDFRWTSRVNWSKNKNKILSLSKSADENQLISKIGGASIIGRVGGTIGDIWGYKLKRTTDGQVIVDASGLPVTTDEIEYVGCAYPGWKAGWYNEFKYKNFTLGILLDGQHGGKIYSTTNAKLGIQGKSKATLNGRLPGTPLYISGDDSRLAQAGLLPMGGTYIIAPGVVANSDGSYTPNTKPVTAQVYYGEYYKVENVETNLFDASFLKIREVRLEYVFTKRQLRKTPLSSASIALYGRNLFCFTDYPVFDPETGALNGGNIVPGVEAGSLPTTRSMGVSLNVSF encoded by the coding sequence ATGGCTATGACTGTTCAAGCACAAACAGTTATTAAAGGGAAGGTGGTTGATATAAATGATTTACCGCTTGTTGGTGCTAGTGTGTCTGTAAAAGGCACAACTCTAGGAACGGTTACGGATACCGATGGAAAGTTCATTCTTAAATCTCCGAAAACACTTAAAACTACGGATAAGATTGTCTTCAGTTATTTGGGATACGAGACAGAAATTGTTTCTTATCACGGGAAGAATACTGAGTGGATCATCCGGTTGAATGAAAAAAACGTTGCCTTGAATGATGTCGTTGTAACGGCATTGGGGATTAAAAGAAATGAACGAGGATTAGGGTATTCGACAAGTAAACTTGATGGAAATGAAATCATGCGTGCGGTTTCTTCTAACTGGTCACAAGGTTTGGTTGGAAAGGTGGCCGGGCTTAGTATTAATTCTTCGGGAGGACCATTAGGATCTACGAGAATAGCATTGCGCGGGGATGTTTCGTTGAATCAAGGGGGAAACAATGCATTGATTGTCGTGGACGGGGTTCCCATGAGTGCCCCCATGATTAACACGGGAAATGCGCAAAGTGCATCCGGAGAAGCCTCAATAGATTTTGGAAATGGCTTTTCAGACTTGAATCCGGAGGATATTGAGAGTATCCAGATTTTGAAAGGAGCCAGTGCAACCGCTTTATATGGTTCCCGTGCAGCTAATGGGGTGATAATGGTTACCACCAAAAATGGAAATGAACAGGAAAAAAGATTAGGAGTTACTTTCACGTCAAACACGAGTATTGAAAATGTGTTAATGTGGCCGGATTATCAATATGAATTCGGACAAGGACAACCAAGTAATATAGGGCCAGAAGGTAGTGTTTACGAGGGACAACAATACTATTCCTACGGGGATTTCCCAGATGGTTCAATCAGTGGAACAAGCGGGACAAGTAGCGCTTACGGGCCGAGATTTGAAAATCAGTTGTTTTATCAGTATGATAAGGGAAAACAAGACCGAGGAGATAATGCAACTCCGTGGAGAGCTTATAAAGATAACCGCAAGGACCTATTCCGTTTGGGGTATACGACCACGAATTCTCTCGCCGTTTCGGGGAAAAATGATAGGGGATCACTGAGGGCATCTTTAACATATATGAAAAATAACTGGATTCTTCCTAACACGGGATTTGAACGTGTTACGGCAACAATCTCCGGTATGCAAAAGGTTTCCAGGTTGTTGAGCGTTAATTACCGGACCAGTTATACGTGGCGACAGAGTGATAATCTTCCGGCATTAGGTTATAGTAGTAATTCGATCTCTTATTTTTTGATTTTTCAGAATCCCAATGTTAATTTGGATTGGTATCGCCCGATGTGGAAAAAGGGAGAGGAAAATGTTACTCAATTACAACCTTTCAGCAAGCTTATCGGGAATCCATACGTGACTTTGTACGAGTCGTTGAACCCGACGGAAAAGCATGCGACTATATCCATGATTTCAGCTAATTTGAAACTCAGTAATCATTTTGATTTTATGGTTCGTTCGGCTTTGCAGATGGAGATAGATATGCGTGAACAGCACCGTCCGATGAGTGATGTGATTTATCCCAAAGGGTATTTTAAAAAGCAAAATATATTCAATTATGAATTGAATAGTGATATTTTATTGACGTATCACAATAGTTTCCTTGATGGAGTTACGCTGAATGCTGCTGTGGGAGGTAACATGATGACCTCTAAATTGGATATGTTATCTAATGCTGCCAACGGGTTAATCACCCCTGGTGTTTATAAACTTGCGAATGCGATTTCAGCCATTGAATTTAATCAGAAGATTCTTAATAAAAGGGTGAATAGTGTTTATTTCACGGCTAATCTTGCTTATAAAAATAAGTTATTCTTGGATATTAGTGGACGGAACGATTGGTCTTCGACTTTACCGGAAAGGAATAATTCTTTTTTCTATTCTTCTGTTTCGGCAAGTGTTTTATTTAATGAATGGTTTAATATGCCTCGGGAAATTAACTTGTTGAAGTTAAGAGCTTCATGGGCACAGGTCGGAAATGATACTGATCCTTATAAAACTTCTCGGTATTACGAGACGACTAATTTTGCCGGTTCTGTAAAACTCCCGACGACTTTGTTTAATGCTGATTTTAAACCTGAGATTTCAACCAATTATGAGGTTGGAATGGATATAAGGACATTTGGAAACCGTTTGAATGTAGACTTCGCGTATTATTACAACCGGACAAAGAATCAGATTTTGGATGCCCCTATGGACCCGACAACCGGTTATTCCAAAGCGACAATAAATTCGGGAACCGTGCAGAATATGGGATTCGAAGTGGCATTAAATTTTATTCCTGTGATTACAAATGATTTCAGATGGACGAGTAGGGTCAACTGGTCGAAGAATAAAAATAAGATCTTGTCTTTATCAAAAAGTGCAGATGAAAACCAGTTGATCAGTAAGATCGGAGGTGCTTCTATTATCGGGAGAGTTGGCGGAACGATTGGTGATATTTGGGGATATAAATTGAAAAGGACGACGGATGGACAGGTGATTGTCGATGCTTCCGGACTTCCTGTAACAACGGATGAGATTGAGTATGTAGGTTGTGCTTATCCCGGTTGGAAGGCTGGTTGGTACAACGAGTTCAAGTATAAAAATTTCACTCTTGGTATATTACTTGACGGACAACATGGAGGAAAAATATATTCAACAACAAATGCAAAATTAGGTATTCAAGGGAAAAGTAAAGCTACTTTGAACGGGCGTTTACCTGGCACACCTCTTTATATTTCCGGTGATGATTCCCGTTTAGCTCAAGCTGGTTTGCTACCGATGGGTGGAACGTATATCATTGCCCCGGGCGTGGTCGCAAATTCGGATGGATCTTATACCCCGAACACGAAACCTGTTACGGCACAAGTGTATTATGGCGAGTATTATAAAGTGGAGAACGTGGAAACGAACTTGTTTGATGCTTCATTTTTAAAAATTCGGGAAGTTCGTTTGGAATATGTTTTTACGAAAAGACAACTGCGAAAAACCCCGTTAAGTTCAGCATCGATCGCTTTGTACGGGAGAAATCTTTTCTGTTTTACGGATTACCCGGTATTCGATCCGGAAACTGGGGCTCTGAATGGTGGAAATATCGTGCCTGGTGTTGAGGCTGGTTCTTTACCCACGACCCGTTCAATGGGTGTAAGTTTAAATGTGAGTTTTTAA